A section of the Mastomys coucha isolate ucsf_1 unplaced genomic scaffold, UCSF_Mcou_1 pScaffold15, whole genome shotgun sequence genome encodes:
- the Ube2l6 gene encoding ubiquitin/ISG15-conjugating enzyme E2 L6 isoform X3 — MTASKRVAKDQLPYSLKAFSLRIDFPREYPLKPPTLRFTTKIYHPNISEDGLVCLPLISTENWKPYTKTYQVLEALNMLVSRPNLEEPVRLELADLLTQNPKMFWKKAEEFTLQFGVDRPS; from the exons GACCAGCTTCCCTATAGCCTCAAGGCCTTCAGTCTGAGGATTGATTTCCCCAGGGAGTATCCACTTAAGCCTCCCACTTTGAGATTCACCACCAAGATCTACCACCCCAACATCAGTGAGGATGGACTGGTGTGCCTGCCCCTCATCAGCACGGAGAACTGGAAGCCTTACACCAAGACCTATCAAG TCTTGGAGGCCCTCAACATGCTGGTGAGTAGACCGAATCTAGAAGAGCCTGTGCGTTTGGAACTTGCTGACCTCCTGACTCAGAACCCAAAGATGTTCTGGAAAAAGGCGGAAGAGTTCACCCTCCAATTTGGAGTGGATCGACCCTCTTAA